A portion of the Drosophila innubila isolate TH190305 chromosome 3L unlocalized genomic scaffold, UK_Dinn_1.0 0_D_3L, whole genome shotgun sequence genome contains these proteins:
- the LOC117787423 gene encoding sodium-independent sulfate anion transporter has product MPLKNLSVLLPGLKWLHGYTAQDAVADLIAGITVGLTVLPQGLAYATLAGLEPQYGLYSSFVGGIVYAMLGSCRQVTIGPTALLALMTSRHTGFGLDSGPAYGILLCLISGVVELAMAVLKLGALVDLISLPVTVGFTSATAVIIGTSQLKGLLGLKGGSGSAFINTMSSVFGNLHQVRRGDLTLGLVSISVLLLLRKLKTVNVTNRVKNLRAQQLLSGSIWVVSTGRNALVVLGSSVLAYSQCKSLDSCPFILTGKVKSGLPNLALPKFETTILGKNDTHVPQNFEQMLSELGPSMLILPIIAVLGNVAISKAFGGVGLSPTRELVALSLSNICGAFCSSMPVTGSFSRSAVNHASGVRTPIGGCYTSILVLLALSLLAPYFQYIPKAALSAVIISAVIFMIEFEVIRPLWRCSRRELLPGAITFVMSLAVGVEIGLLLGVGADVAFLVYRAARPILSVSKVQTINGMSYILIRPKHSSLYFPAIEWVRSGISKALSTHGTAPVVLDCSHVHDFDFTAARGMGSLHKELAKANVPLFLMSAHKDISVILKESTNIDFPTIDCPNDLECLLEQTTDYELHLQVTAPLVESKMLQNVEANATELSKLATNSA; this is encoded by the exons ATGCCTCTAAAGAACTTGAGTGTTCTGCTGCCGGGACTGAAGTGGCTGCACGGCTATACGGCTCAGGATGCGGTGGCTGATCTGATAGCTGGCATAACGGTGGGTCTAACGGTGCTGCCACAGGGATTGGCTTATGCCACACTGGCGGGATTGGAGCCACAGTATGGTCTGTACTCATCTTTTGTGGGTGGCATTGTCTATGCAATGTTGGGCAGCTGTCGGCAGGTGACGATTGGACCAACCGCGTTGTTGGCGTTGATGACAAGCCGGCATACAGGATTTGGTTTGGACTCGGGTCCGGCTTATGGTATACTACTGTGCCTAATCTCCGGCGTTGTGGAGCTAGCTATGGCTGTGCTGAAACTAGGCGCTCTGGTAGATCTCATATCGTTGCCAGTAACCGTGGGATTTACATCTGCCACGGCTGTTATAATTGGCACCTCGCAGTTGAAGGGTTTGCTCGGTCTGAAAGGCGGCTCTGGCTCTGCCTTCATCAACACCATGAGCTCCGTTTTTGGGAATCTGCATCAAGTGCGTCGCGGCGATTTAACCCTTGGACTGGTATCCATTAGTGTGCTCCTGTTGTTGCGG AAACTGAAGACTGTAAACGTGACAAATCGCGTGAAGAATTTACGTGCTCAACAGTTGCTCAGTGGCAGCATTTGGGTTGTATCCACCGGACGCAATGCTCTTGTGGTGCTCGGATCCAGCGTCTTGGCGTACAGCCAGTGCAAGAGTCTGGACAGCTGTCCCTTTATTCTAACCGGCAAAGTGAAGAGTGGTTTACCAAACCTGGCGCTCCCCAAGTTCGAGACAACAATTCTGGGCAAGAACGACACTCATGTGCCACAGAATTTTGAACAAATG CTTTCGGAACTGGGACCTTCGATGCTGATTCTGCCTATCATTGCCGTGCTCGGTAATGTGGCCATATCGAAGGCTTTCGGTGGCGTCGGCTTAAGTCCCACACGCGAGCTGGTGGCACTATCGTTGAGCAATATTTGTGGCGCCTTTTGCAGCTCCATGCCAGTGACCGGTTCCTTCTCCCGCAGCGCTGTCAATCATGCCAGTGGCGTGCGTACTCCAATTGGTGGCTGTTATACTAGCATCTTGGTGCTCCTCGCCTTGAGTCTGCTGGCACCATACTTTCAGTACATTCCAAAGGCGGCGCTCAGTGCTGTCATCATTTCAGCAGTGATATTTATGATTGAGTTTGAAGTCATACGTCCATTGTGGCGTTGCAGCCGTCGTGAGCTGTTGCCGGGTGCCATCACCTTCGTCATGAGTCTTGCCGTTGGCGTTGAGATTGGCCTGCTGCTGGGCGTTGGCGCCGATGTCGCCTTCCTTGTCTACCGTGCCGCGCGTCCCATACTGAGCGTATCCAAGGTTCAGACCATAAACGGAATGAGCTATATTCTAATACGACCCAAGCATAGTTCACTCTACTTTCCGGCTATTGAATGGGTACGCTCGGGCATCTCCAAAGCGCTCTCCACTCACGGAACAGCCCCCGTTGTCCTGGACTGTTCCCATGTGCATG ATTTTGATTTTACAGCAGCCCGTGGCATGGGATCGTTGCACAAGGAGCTGGCCAAGGCGAATGTGCCCTTGTTTTTAATGAGTGCTCACAAGGATATCAGTGTTATACTTAAAGAGTCTACGAATATTGATTTTCCAACGATAGATTGCCCTAATGATTTGGAGTGCTTGTTGGAACAAA CTACCGACTACGAGCTGCACTTGCAGGTGACGGCACCATTGGTAGAGTCCAAAATGCTACAAAACGTTGAGGCAAATGCAACAGAACTGTCCAAACTGGCCACGAACAGCGCGTAA